A region of Pseudorasbora parva isolate DD20220531a chromosome 14, ASM2467924v1, whole genome shotgun sequence DNA encodes the following proteins:
- the LOC137039915 gene encoding uncharacterized protein encodes MDQGIKDLVISILPSLSDETVACLLEVLEELGVENKEDLKLVEEKDIEKYLRPIQTRKLLAAFKNEVIQLNLEAVPTPSSSHNPLGSACSPPSHSSCTESFVPHIGRPWHVDFRVNWEQMPSSVQKYLSNQSRPLPVDRKNIVQAVVEQILEQDPNPTRATCHSIVRGIIREFPKCFADIGKTGDIIGDGCQSLLQQIKTRVEYKNRNNTLARRRRVRKACSGGGATARGPVDQYGCVRWAPSDLPSGETEATLGEMKMHLHSMFSQDGFEGAERAEPLMEKTYILQRRYLNQVPAPPIEKVIEEWPFLCSRRCLYAHFKLLTDVSIISKLREAIHSKGSTIVKFCQGLSRYPGIAEVLASYDVEASDKAMCVLQLLRTYFKESQDAIMLEADPSATAADIQRMTKGLPNTPRLIVQGDMIKPTAWMLSIEGQVVMGPHTDVITGIASMFSSYYCFNLQYPEESACTLEFIQRCFLGINPDTGSKSKKKQGGINQQVCSLLRKLVDFEWMAT; translated from the exons ATGGATCAAGGCATTAAGGATTTAGTGATCTCAATTTTACCAAGCCTCTCAGATGAAACAGTGGCATGTCTGTTGGAAGTTCTGGAGGAGCTGGGAGTCGAAAACAAGGAAGACCTTAAGCTGGTCGAAGAAAAAGACATTGAAAAATACTTGCGTCCAATACAGACCAGAAAATTGTTGGCTGCCTTTAAAAATGAAG TAATTCAGTTAAACTTAGAGGCTGTCCCCACTCCCTCTTCATCTCATAACCCTTTGGGAAGCGCATGCAGTCCACCCTCACACTCCTCATGCACTGAAAGCTTTGTACCACATATTGGAAGGCCATGGCATGTGGACTTCAGAGTAAACTGGGAACAGATGCCTTCATCTGTTCAAAAATATTTGTCAAATCAGTCAAGGCCGCTCCCAGTAGACAGAAAAAACATAGTGCAAGCAGTGGTAGAACAGATCTTAGAACAAGATCCTAACCCTACTAGAGCAACATGCCACAGTATAGTTCGGGGCATCATTAGAGAGTTTCCTAAATGTTTTGCAGATATAGGCAAAACAGGAGACATTATTGGAGATGGCTGCCAGTCCCTTCTTCAACAAATTAAAACAAGGGTTGAGTACAAAAATAGAAACAACACTCTTGCACGACGACGGAGGGTGAGGAAGGCTTGCAGTGGAGGAGGGGCAACGGCAAGAGGCCCAGTGGATCAGTATGGATGCGTGAGATGGGCTCCTTCCGATCTACCCAGTGGCGAGACCGAGGCTACATTGGGTGAGATGAAAATGCACCTGCACAGCATGTTTTCACAGGATGGCTTTGAAGGGGCAGAAAGAGCTGAGCCATTAATGGAGAAGACTTATATACTGCAACGTAGGTACCTCAATCAGGTACCTGCGCCACCCATTGAGAAAGTCATAGAAGAATGGCCCTTCCTGTGTTCACGAAGATGCCTTTACGCACACTTTAAGCTGCTCACAGATGTCTCAATCATCAGCAAGCTTAGAGAGGCCATCCACAGTAAAGGCAGCACAATTGTTAAGTTCTGCCAGGGACTCAGCCGTTATCCAGGGATTGCTGAAGTCCTGGCTAGTTATGACGTTGAAGCTTCAGACAAGGCCATGTGTGTTCTCCAGCTCCTAAGGACATACTTTAAAGAATCACAAGATGCCATCATGCTTGAAGCTGAT CCATCTGCCACAGCCGCCGACATCCAAAGGATGACCAAAGGATTGCCGAACACACCTCGCCTGATTGTCCAAG GTGATATGATTAAGCCTACTGCATGGATGCTGTCCATCGAAGGACAAGTTGTCATGGGGCCACACACAGACGTTATCACTGGTATTGCTTCGATGTTTTCCAGTTACTACTGTTTTAATCTTCAATATCCAGAAGAGTCTGCATGCACCCTTGAATTTATTCAAAG gTGCTTCCTGGGCATCAACCCTGATACAGGATCTAAATCCAAAAAGAAGCAGGGAGGCATCAATCAGCAAGTTTGTTCTCTGCTGCGAAAACTTGTTGATTTTGAATGGATGGCAACATAA